The nucleotide sequence GGGGACCATAAACAATGATTTTTATTAGTCTTGTTGTGTTAGAAAGGTAAAGGCAATTTGGATGTCCACCATGAAATGAGTACAGAGATAAAATATGGTAGAGGTTAAGTTCTAAGTGGTTAGAAGCAATTAACTAAATGGACACAAAGTAACATGGAGATGTCTTACatcttaagaagagaaaaatgtaagatcTGTAACATACTGCACCAACCATGTAAAAACTAACAAGGATGCCTGATTTGTAACATATACCTCAAGCACtttggaaagggaaggggaaggagaatggAAAAGGACAGGAGTCCTGACCATGATGTCAATGTGCCTTAAAGTGGAAAGTATGATTAACTCAATACTTTACTcctgatgttaaaaaaaaggttCAAAAGTGAATTTATTCattagccaacatttattgaactaCTGTATGTAAGACACATTTTAtattcccctcttttttttttgagagagtgagagagagagagagagagcgagagagagagcgagcgagcgagcgagcgagcgagagcgcgCATGAGtggggaacagggagagagaatgttaagcaggctccatgtccggTGCAGAGTAGGATgcagagatcatgccctgagccgatatcaagagtcagacactcaaccaaccaagaCACCCTGGCGcacctcccccaccttttttagaggctccacatccaatgtggggcttgaattcatgatcctagatcaagaatcacatgctctaccaactgagccagctaagcaccccacatttttcctttaagtaataaatatcttaagaaaaaaagcttGTAGTTATCAAGCATCATAATTTTAGCAAACTAGCTAAACTGGTAACTGTCAACTTACAGTGTCCTCCTCCCATCCCTCCATAGTGGTTGGAAACAGCAATCAAATTATAGCGGCAAGGACCTGCATTTGGATTAATTAAGAATTCCGACATATCCAGGTCACTGTTTAACAAAGAGATTAAGttagttttatgttttctctaaatGTCATGAATTCTACTCTCTGTTAATGTTGCTTGActctcatttatataaaaaatatctcTCACTAAAGAAATCACTAAGAACCAaatagctgtaaaaaaaaaatcacacattcaCATGCCCTCAGAGATCTGAGTATCTTGGCAAAATTATTCTTAAAGGTTGGGATTTGCAAATTCTCTTAGCTGTTATTCAGATTAATGTTTTCCTGCTAATACATTTAACTTTCAGTATACTAGTAAAATAGTCATCACTCTTTACCATCTGGATTTTTGACGTCAGTTTTAGTAGCTATTTATTTAAGGAAGGATAAAACAACAGTGAGAACCAACTTTCACagacattttataataatgtagATATATCGAAGCccaatatttattctattttcctggttttgattATCTGTATATCCCAAGTAGGCAACATTCTTTGAAATGCAACCAAATGTTTGTAATCGGTCATGCATGAAACTGTAACATGACCATTTTAGAGCTTATCATCATTCATTTTTTGGTACTTGTGTCATTAAAGAGCTATAATGACTCTATATTTCAAGTATATCTCTCATAGATAGTCGATTATCATTACTGCTGCTGCTTCTTATACTTGCACATTGTCAAAATgttgtatttttgaaaactttgatGATTCATAAGGACAAAATTGCCATTTGTTTCTGGTGAAAAAGCTGAAAAAcgtttttaactttataaacaaCAATCAGAATAAGCATTCCAAAGAATGTTTTCAATATTATATCATCTATTTACTTCTACTCATCTAGTACACACACCTGCTATGGCAGTTGTCTACTTATTACCTGTATCAAACATTTGGCatataaatatcataaaatataaaaggaaactaTCAATGTTCTTTTAGCAAAATGGAGAGTGCCAAGTTACTGCTGCAAAATATTATGTGATGAAGTCCTTTCTGGACCACGTGAATGAGAATACATTATTTCACTTCTGCCTTATGAATGCTCAACTAAAtttagtaaaaacttaaaaaaaaaaggcaacaaagaTGTTGTCtccagactttttaaaaaagtgatgtaATACTCTGGacaattcaataaataaatggaaatataacacAACAGGAATGACTAAATACACTACTGTGTCATCCTTCTAAGCAATTACATTATTCTGTTTCACATTACTCCAGTCTTCTTTAAAAAGCACACTTAGGAATAAATGATGATTAATGATGAAATAATTcctaggaaaaacaaaatcactaagATCCCACAGAGTATCTTAGATTTATAAACAGGGCCAATGAATCCACATGATAACGTAACATAAGagtacttttattttgttgtttaaaaaggtgtatttttttcctttgttctttgaaaaatatctaaaaaggaataaaattttactgatcCTTACAACTAGAACTGTTCACAAATACTGGATCTGATGCTACCTTATGTTTATAAAAACCTACGGTTGCCCAATGCTGATAAAGGACAATCGAAACTTACTTGATGGGAAAATCAACTAATGTATCCAATTTGTCTCTCATATATCGACTATAAGAAAATCGTTTGAGGTGTACCACAAGCACTGGAGGCAGGGACCATAAATCCAGTTTCTTTGTGGCTTGCTGATGTTCTTTACAATTTGGacaatacctaaaaataaagagaaatctttAAAGCTTGACAgaggtaatgaaaataaaacataaaaaatgcttGGAAAGTTCTACTTTTATTCAGTATACCTGATATATAccagactttattatttttaatcttcaaaaaatcAGATAGATTTAATGAGATAAATTAATGTGTAACTAGGTATTCAAATAAATGATGGCTAGATTATTAACATCTTAGTATGCTAAAAGAACACAACACTATGTTGAGAAATAAGTATTAGAAAATCTTAATACTTCTGGGATCTAATGGAATTAAAGCACCACATGGAAAAACTATGCTTTTCCTAAAATGGTTTCTTATCAAAATGGttgcacagcaaaaaaaaaaaaaaaaaaaaaaaaaaaaaaaaatcttagaaaaaaataactaaaattaattatCCATAGTAAAATGGCTATTACAGAAAATATAGTAGTGAGATTCAAGCTTAACTTTGTAATAATACTTTTAAAGACATTCTAATCACTATTAACAGACTATTATCAtataaagaaatgcttttaaaattatcaagGGGAATTTAGTACTTTTTCAACTTAATATATAGCACATACCTTagtataaatctttaaaaaataattagaaacaattttttaactttgtctCTTACCAGGGATCTTCAGCACCtagcttttcttttgttgtaaaaAGCTCAATGCAATCTTTTAATTTCACAAAGGGTTTTTTAGGAGGTTTATATTCCACACTTTCATGTTTTTCAAAATCCTAAAGAGAAGTATTTCTTGAGTTAAgagaacaaatgaaacaaaactcatTTGAGTGATACCATCTTACTATGAATAGTAATGAAAAACTCCTAAACTTTCTCAGAATTATAAAGCTTATTTCAGCTGAGATTTACACCACACTTCTAAAAAACTTCTGATTACACACCTACATGGATGATTGAAACTGTTAACAGAAAGCATGTTTGAAACCAACAAGCCTTTTCTAGTCTATAACcagcaaaataaacacatttggtAGAAGCAAGTGTAACAAACAGTACAATAGCATGGGAATGAGTGATGACTTACCTCAGCAGCATTTTCATCAAAGTATCTTTTTTTCAAATCAGGATCCCAATCCAAAGCAAGAAAAGATCTTTCTAAgatggaaaacatatttttctttaaaatttaatatgctTTCATGTTAAAatcaacatattttaatgttaagaTATATACCAGAATAAACAAATAGCCATCTTTTCTACGTGCACTAGGCGATCAGGGTATATTGCTATTTCCaagccattaaaataaaagtagttaaagaaaaagatacaagaCTGAAGCGGAAGTCTAGTCTCCATTATAAACAGTGATATATTTGATATACTTAGAAATTAACACTTTTCATTTGAGGTTTTGTACAGATAGATGTTATTTTTCATTGACTGTTCAATTTCATAGTTTACACCTACAAAAATAACATGCTTTGCTCAAGTTCAGCATTCAAGACATTTTTCATACTTACCATCTAGTCTAAGCTGCCTCTCGTCAAATCTTATATGCCTGGTATCATCTTTGATGTAGTTGATATCAGTATTGCCTAAATTGTTAAACTGGAATGTAAACAATCTTTTTTTGTGTCCCGTGAGTTGACTTTTACAAGTTTCCTCAGTACATAATCCATTTTCAGAATCATTATCTCCTCCAACTGAATCTTCAGATTGACTGTTTTCATTCTCGGAGGGAAGTTCTTGATCCTGGCTGGATTCATCATCTGGCTCATCTGTTTCCATCTCACCTAATTTAAGATATTAGAAGTCTTTAATTAAACCcaatactacatttaaaaattattagtattaacattatttttcccaggttgaagatatttttcagttccttaatccccatcttctttttttctgaggcaATAATCCAAGTGAAAGACAGGTGTTGTAATTTAACAGGAAAGTCTTACTTGGTGAGCCTTCTTCATGTATGCCATTTGGGCCGTTCCCATTAATATTTTGGTCCTTACAGCAGTGTAGGGATCCTTCAGTTTCTTCAGTTTCAGTAGATATTTTGACATATCGgcttaaataaaatcagtaatcaAACAAATTTAAATTCTGTGAAGGTAAAAACCttacaaaaacattttccattttccattcttttagtaaaacaaaactttttaatgaaGTAAACCTGGTCATTTACTATATTCAAAGATAAACTCAAACTCAGGACATAGCACCCTAAGTGCAAGTGACTAATCATTTGTTTTGGTTGTCCATATAAAAAGAAAGGCGGCAATTTGTTACTTCTAGGGTTTTATCTAGAAAAACcctattattttaacataatatcCTTCTATGTCAAAAGTTTGTGGCAAAttcttgacttaaaaaattatataaatatcttCATTTAGATGATACATGTATTACTGCCAAGATTACTTATAACTCTATAATATGATCTTTATGTATGGTTCTGGGACTGTAATGATTAATATGGTAAGCAAGAAAGAATACTAAATATGTCAGttataaaggataaaataaaaaggatcaaaTGGCAGTCTTGCCATAATTCAAACCAACCATGAATTTatccttttaaataaaaccatttgtAGGTGTTCTTGAACTACCaatgtatttaaagaaatgaaacatttgaaatttgttttcataGTGCTTATATGACAAGTTCCTATTTTCTTCCAACTGTAAACTTCTGGTGTAAAACAGCTAAAAGAATGCATGCTTTCAGGGTTTGAAATTACCTCAGTAATGTGTTTTACATGATTAAGAAGCTGAATTAaactataatttgattttttaaattgctgtttGAACAAAGTTGAGATAATATAGGCTTATCAAATTATATTCTGATAGTATgctgcatattttcttttattaactattttattactTTGTCAATGTAGAATTGTCTGACACTTACCACATTCTCAAAAGTAGGAGATTATAGAGTTTATCTTCAGTATTGTTTCGTGGTACAGCCATAAGAAAAGGCTGACCAAAAAGTGAAGAACCAGTATGGTGAGTATAACTTGAGTGCCTAAATTTTTCTCTTAGGCAAACAGGAATAATCACATGCTCTGTATCTTCTGTCCTATTGATGTTAATTTCAAACCTGTAAGGACAAAACTGACCATAAACTCTgaaaacatttacattatttcctctcaatttttccccaagTAGTATTTTACACAATGAATTTTATACTTACACATAAATATCATCCCGTTCCATAATACTACTAAGGTTTTCATCCATAGCGAATATTCTGTGAAATCTATGATTGTATATATCAGTAACTATCatctaaaaggaaataaatttctattaagCTGGTTTTACATCACTGAAAAACTAAACTCCAACTTATATACTTCAAACACAGAAACATCTTACCTTATCTGCAGGTACTCCCGACAAAGCAGACAATGCTGTACACAGATCAAGTATATTTCCAATTTTGGGGACAACCACTTtgtactaaaaaacaaaaattataatgaattactttggaaaaatattcagtaGTTGGAACTGACCTCATGTGACTTCTTCATATTTGCTTGGTATTTGGCTTACAGTATCTGTCTGCCATCATCCTGGCTACCAATGTCCATTTGGACAATTTATCTTAGCCTTGTTTCCTGGCTCTTTGAAACAAAGACCCAAACTACTTTCAAGTTCAGTTCACTTACTGTATCCTGTCATAAACTTGCTCCACATCTGATATCTTAAACTCTCATCAGGCTATTGACTAACCACTACTAATTTTTCCTGGAAACTCACTGTTTCCTACTCTTGGCTTGCATTTAGAGCTCTAGTCcttttaattctcagttttcTCCCAGTTTACCAGCTTTCCTACTGTCTCCATGCCATCCAGATCCCACATGATTGACTCATCATTTCAACTAGTCTATTAAAACCTTTaactattttgttattgttttattcttgttATACTTTCTTAGAGCTGTGTGGATATACTGGAGGAAACTGACTTACTTTAGAGACTGGTTTACTACAAATTCATAGTGCCCAAGTCTCAAGAGATCCTTCAACACTTGCCAGAAATTCTGTGCAtcccttatttgttttttctctcatttctctcagTAACTACGTAATTTAcaagtctttcaaaaaaaaaaaggggggaaaccAGCCCCTCACTGCCTTTCCTCTAATAATTCCCCTCTAAttatctctttctcctctgctttctaAATAACCTTAATAGTAATGTCTACATGGACTATCTTAACTTCCTCACTTACCATTCACTTATCAATCCATTCCCGCCTTTTGTCTTCATCTCTTCATTTAACCTGTAACCAAGGTTGTCAAACTCCATTAGAGTTTGACCCTTAACCCTCTTCTGAATTCTATATGCTCTCTCTAGAGAATGTGACAATATATCCCCATTTGCTTTGGCCAGTTTGGCCTGTTTTAGCCTGCTGTCCTtgtataattattaataacagcTCCATTTCAAGAGTTCTGGTTTAGGTGAGAGATTACAGGGTCATCCTAGCCTTAGGAGATCTCATCCTTCTAAGACATTCACTATCATAGACCTCACTGCCCAATTTCTATCTCAAGCACAGACAACTCTCCTCTAGTCTAGATACATAAACTCAACACCTACTGAAAGCTCTACGTAAATTTTCCTCATGCATTTCAGCATGTCCAGTACTATACACGGATTTAGATATTAGGTCAACATATCCAATATTAAAACAGGTTTCTTCCTAAATCTTTCTTCCTATATACCCCATTAAAACAAATAACACCACTATTTCCTCAGTTTTACAACCCAGTAAGCTTAGCATCATCTTTGAatactttgaaacatttttattccttatattcAACTGGTTCTTCAAACTGCCATCCTGACACTAATCttaagagttcaagccctttTCATTTGTCATCTGATCACTGCAAAAACCTTACATGGTCTTAGTAGATCTGATCTAAGCTTTTCCAATCTAATCTCTGTACAAGCTTGAGTCTTCTTTCTCTAATACAAATCTATTTAGTAACCTTTAATGACTCCCCTAGTTTTTAAGATGAAGTTTAAACTTCCTATCATGGCACCAAAGTTCCTTGTGAGTGCTTACCATATTATCTACTTATCATTTCTAAAAGTGGAACTGGTCCTCTTTTGCCTTTAGCTCTTTGTATATGCCAATCTCTTGGCTTACAATACCTTTATTTTCAGCTTTAACATGTTTAAATCCTTAAGGATTCAACACAGGCATTATATCCGTTTGGGTATGTCACTCCTTCTATACTCCTAAAATGCCTTATCACAGCACTTTTCACATTGTATGACAAACTTCTTGGCAATAAGAACTAGGCACACATTTGCATTTCTAGCACTTTGCAGAGTCTGAGAGTCCAATACACATACTCAATACAATTAAATAAACTTCTATGATCTAAGTCAACTTCAGTGATGGGAAAACTCATCAAGTAGGTGAACTCAGCtaatttcccttccctctccaacTGGTTAAAGCACACTATTAATGAGACCATCATTTTGTATTTGAGTTGTTACTGTCTCCAAgcggggaaaaaaaaaccctcccaatTTCTCTGTGCTGATCATGACTCCAACCTCtacaaaatctgtatttttggtgagagaaaaaaaatcaagtgataAAAGAGGTATACTAATGAAATTCATATtgctggaaaaataatttaaaaacccaaattatggaagaatataaaatacatgacTCTGGGCTAGTGTATTACACAGATTGAATGCAATCTGTCTCTACATGATATAGATTATATTATTGGCATGGGAGAGTACTGTAAACATACTGGGGAGAAAcagtatatttatgtttttgttgtgataaatttttacttattgttttatGCTTCTCTCTCATTCCATTATACTCCTTGGCATATACTTCTAAACTCACAAACTAGAGAGGTAAGGGTGTAGTTTAGCATTGCCATGGTTTCCCTCCATTGAAAAGGGTGTTAACAATTCTACACTTATTGAaggatgtgattttaaaaatgtgaacatatATTCCCCTGgccaaaaataaaagcagatctTTACTGGCCCTCCTTAATATTCTTAGTACTACTGAATGAAATATTGACACAAGGGCATCAAGTTCGTTGAGTTCATGAAGGAAACATAAAAgcagcagcaaaagaaaacaggggAAATTGGTATAACTGAATGCATGACTAGTCTCTACCAGACTTTAATCACCTTGAATGGAAGGACTATACCTTTATTATGAACACTTCATTTACTGTGCCCTGTTGACAGTAAACCCAAACCCTTCCACTAAATTAATGGTAAGATAATAACTTTattcaaaagcaaacatttcatATTGTTTTCATGACACTGTTATTGCCTGAATTGTGTTCCCTTGAAATGTATATATTGAAGCCCTGACCACCAATGTAATGGCATTTGGAGACGGGGCTTTTAGAAGgtttagatgaaataaaaaaggtGGGGCCCTCATGATGGGACTAGTGACCTTATACATTATGTGCatgcatttgctctctctctctctatgtaaaCACAGTGAAGACAAGGGGGAGCCTGCACTAGAAACCAATGATGCTGGCAGTCTTGAACATaagacttctagtctccagaactgtgagagtataaatttctgttgtttaagccactcagtctattgTATTTTGTTGTGGCAGTCTGAGCAGACTAACTAACATAACTACGATGCTCTAACAAACTGCACTATCTGGCTGGAACTCTAAGCTATAGACCTTTTAGTAAACAAGTCTTCTGTAGCAGGAACCATGTCTGCTCTGTTTGCCAAAAGAGCTTTACACTCTCACTAGGTGCCAACACATATTTGAATGaacaaaatttttgaatatttctgtATCAGGAGTCCATTTCTGCACTAGAACTTATGGTCTAGCAGAGAAGTGATTAAGTAAACCAAAGGTTATAATGAAATTTGGTAAGTGCGATAATAGAATTTTAAGGGAACTGaagatagaagaggaaagaactaCTTTTGTTAGGGTTGGTCAAGTGTCAGAAAAGGATtaataaagggagaaaatatagTGTTGTGctccccaaatatttaaaataatcctatAACACTAAGCAATGGAACGAGGCTGACAACTGATATTAAGGCCTAGCACAGGGCTCTTGAATTGAATAACCAGTATGCAATACTCCAAACTTAAAAGATTAGAGCATTACTGAAGCAAGTATTTATAGctgaactaaatgaaaaaaaaattattttaaatgtttgtttatttttgagagagagagacagagcatgggagggggaagagcagagaaagtgggagacacagaactcaaagctggctctaggctctacactgtcagcacagagccccaatgcaGGGTTTTAACTcgtcaactgtgagatcaggacctgagctgaagttggacacttaaccaactgaacatccaggtgccccctttttaaatttattttatttttttgagagacagaatgtgatgggggaaaggaggagggagggagagagactcttaaccaGGCTGCATGTCCAGCATGggggcctgatatggggctcaatctcacgactgtgaaatcatgatttgagccaaaatcaagaattgaatgctcaaccaactgagccgcccaggcatcccagcTGAACTGAATTTCTATTTCTCCTCCAAGTTGTTAAGATGCCTAAAAATTACAGGTATTTAAATATACCTTTATCATAACATGAATCAAAATGTATACTATTAGTGTTTCTTCCAAaagcaactagaaaaaaaattacaattaacaTTAAAGTTCaaattagaaaataggaaaaataatgtgATTAATTTTCGTTGGGCTCATatttatcaaaacattaaaaaattgaacctctcatttttcttttgtaagaaaAACCTTCTGAgactttatttttacaaataatgataCTTTACACATCCCTTACCCTTTTGAGATTCTAAACAGTTGTACTAATTTCCAAAGTATTTAGCTTATAAAATCTCTGACACAACCTTAATATTGAATTGTGCTTCAACACTTaagtgtttgctttgtttttttttttttttaacttagagagagggagagtaagagagagagagagagagagagagagagagagagagagagagagaatgaataggcAAGTGTGGAAGAGAGgcagggtagaaagagagaatcttaagcaggctccaagctcagtgtggagtctgacttgaggcttgatcccacaaccctgggatcgtgacctaaaccaaaatcaagttggatgctcaaccaattgagccatctagGAGCCCCTCACCACTAAgttttaataaaagtaacaaatgcaaagaaaatagtCACGACTTACCTGCATAGGTTTGGTAAGTGGATCCATTCTAACCAAATAAACCTCCAAGGTACGTTCTTTTTTCATGGGCAATGGAAGTGTCAAGTAACAAAAAGGATCAAATGTTACTGAAATCTTAGCACATTCAGGACAAACTAAAGTTGATTTGAAAAGACCATGAAATATATCTACTATGatagaatcatttctttttagatgATTTTCCCAGGCTTCTTCAGCAACTATCTGTAAGAAAAAGACACGTATTACACAGAACTATCACATTATTCTAACAACGGTGACAATGATATCATTAAATTTACCTTATCTGGTCTTCCATCAGCATCTTTTAACTGTATATACGGTTTTTTCCTAATTCGATTCAAATCCTCATGTAGTCCATCTAACAGGAAAGCTAAAAGCTCTTGACAATCCTGCTGCTGGTATCCAGAGAACTGAGGTGCAAAACGTCCTACTTGTGTctgcaagaaaagcaaaaatatgaaatcaGTTATAGGGACAAAATTGATTAAAACCAACATGATTCTCATTATTTATGgattttatatttgtgaattCACCCACTCcgttaaaatttatttgtaacccccAAATCAACTTGTGGCACTTCCGCAGTCATTTGCAGATATGGtaattacatacatataattacatatctaaaaacactttttaaatgataactAATTTGTAACATAGAAATGTTGacctgagaaaggagaaaatatggtGGAGTTTTGTACAAAGGATTTGGAAATACTCAAGACTATTACAATTCAGTAATATTTCTGGGTCACTAGAAAAGATTACAAAGCTCTCCTTTAGTTTCTGTGTATAAAAAAGAGGATAAATCCCATAGATAACAGGAATGTCtgtattcatatataattttcctACTCTTTgcagtactatttttattttgataagactgaaaagaaatgtgaaagaaaaagtcacataTCAAGGACCTGtttacacataattttaaaagagatatcTAGCAAAATGAAACTAACTGGAATGCTGGGTAAGGAATGAGAAAGTTTGTCTAAACTAGCTTGTTCAAAGCTTAGAAAGTTAAGATAAATACAGGAGTATTttgatttgttgtttttattttttaggaactAGTATACAGTTAATAAAATATTGCTTAGCAGATTTCCTCTATGAGCGTCATTTGTGTGTATTAAAAAATAGGTGAAAGCTGCTTATtctctttaaaagtttaaaatttcccACAGATCTCACctgtaaataaactaaataacttttttaactatataaaactaaatttcattcttatttgaATGTCAAATTACTTGAAGCTTTATTGGTTCTAAGAAGAAACCACttcacaaaaaggaataaacttaaaaatttaaggatTATGTTTGCAAATAACTAATATTTAGCACTGGTTTTACAGACTAACttcattttaataacttttcaaatttacaaggactctcaaaataaacagagtTCTTAGACTTCAATGACATGCCCAAATTTAgcctttacattttataaataaatttatataggTTTCTCAGACATGGACTGTATTCTAAAACAACCTGCCTATGCTCTGCtgtttcttgtcattttgtaCCATAACAAATAAAGGTTTTCCAACCTTTATTTCAGTATTTCCCTCCCCATCTCCTAGAac is from Suricata suricatta isolate VVHF042 chromosome 10, meerkat_22Aug2017_6uvM2_HiC, whole genome shotgun sequence and encodes:
- the USP15 gene encoding ubiquitin carboxyl-terminal hydrolase 15 isoform X4, which codes for MRGEIAKSYAELIKQMWSGKFSYVTPKAFKTQVGRFAPQFSGYQQQDCQELLAFLLDGLHEDLNRIRKKPYIQLKDADGRPDKIVAEEAWENHLKRNDSIIVDIFHGLFKSTLVCPECAKISVTFDPFCYLTLPLPMKKERTLEVYLVRMDPLTKPMQYKVVVPKIGNILDLCTALSALSGVPADKMIVTDIYNHRFHRIFAMDENLSSIMERDDIYVFEININRTEDTEHVIIPVCLREKFRHSSYTHHTGSSLFGQPFLMAVPRNNTEDKLYNLLLLRMCRYVKISTETEETEGSLHCCKDQNINGNGPNGIHEEGSPSEMETDEPDDESSQDQELPSENENSQSEDSVGGDNDSENGLCTEETCKSQLTGHKKRLFTFQFNNLGNTDINYIKDDTRHIRFDERQLRLDERSFLALDWDPDLKKRYFDENAAEDFEKHESVEYKPPKKPFVKLKDCIELFTTKEKLGAEDPWYCPNCKEHQQATKKLDLWSLPPVLVVHLKRFSYSRYMRDKLDTLVDFPINDLDMSEFLINPNAGPCRYNLIAVSNHYGGMGGGHYTAFAKNKDDGKWYYFDDSSVSTASEDQIVSKAAYVLFYQRQDTFSGTGFFPLDRETKGASAATGIPLESDEDSNDNDNDIENENCMHTN
- the USP15 gene encoding ubiquitin carboxyl-terminal hydrolase 15 isoform X3; amino-acid sequence: MFVKHCKVEVYLTELKLCENGNMNNVVTRRFSKADTIDTIEKEIRKIFNIPDEKETRLWNKYMSNTFEPLNKPDSTIQDAGLYQGQVLVIEQKNEDGTWPRGPSAPKSPGASNFSALPKISPSSLSNNYNNINNRNVKNSNYCLPSYTAYKNYDYSEPGRNNEQPGLCGLSNLGNTCFMNSAIQCLSNTPPLTEYFLNDKYQEELNFDNPLGMRGEIAKSYAELIKQMWSGKFSYVTPKAFKTQVGRFAPQFSGYQQQDCQELLAFLLDGLHEDLNRIRKKPYIQLKDADGRPDKIVAEEAWENHLKRNDSIIVDIFHGLFKSTLVCPECAKISVTFDPFCYLTLPLPMKKERTLEVYLVRMDPLTKPMQYKVVVPKIGNILDLCTALSALSGVPADKMIVTDIYNHRFHRIFAMDENLSSIMERDDIYVFEININRTEDTEHVIIPVCLREKFRHSSYTHHTGSSLFGQPFLMAVPRNNTEDKLYNLLLLRMCRYVKISTETEETEGSLHCCKDQNINGNGPNGIHEEGSPSEMETDEPDDESSQDQELPSENENSQSEDSVGGDNDSENGLCTEETCKSQLTGHKKRLFTFQFNNLGNTDINYIKDDTRHIRFDERQLRLDERSFLALDWDPDLKKRYFDENAAEDFEKHESVEYKPPKKPFVKLKDCIELFTTKEKLGAEDPWYCPNCKEHQQATKKLDLWSLPPVLVVHLKRFSYSRYMRDKLDTLVDFPINDLDMSEFLINPNAGPCRYNLIAVSNHYGGMGGGHYTAFAKNKDDGKWYYFDDSSVSTASEDQIVSKAAYVLFYQRQDTFSGTGFFPLDRETKGASAATGIPLESDEDSNDNDNDIENENCMHTN
- the USP15 gene encoding ubiquitin carboxyl-terminal hydrolase 15 isoform X5 yields the protein MNSAIQCLSNTPPLTEYFLNDKYQEELNFDNPLGMRGEIAKSYAELIKQMWSGKFSYVTPKAFKTQVGRFAPQFSGYQQQDCQELLAFLLDGLHEDLNRIRKKPYIQLKDADGRPDKIVAEEAWENHLKRNDSIIVDIFHGLFKSTLVCPECAKISVTFDPFCYLTLPLPMKKERTLEVYLVRMDPLTKPMQYKVVVPKIGNILDLCTALSALSGVPADKMIVTDIYNHRFHRIFAMDENLSSIMERDDIYVFEININRTEDTEHVIIPVCLREKFRHSSYTHHTGSSLFGQPFLMAVPRNNTEDKLYNLLLLRMCRYVKISTETEETEGSLHCCKDQNINGNGPNGIHEEGSPSEMETDEPDDESSQDQELPSENENSQSEDSVGGDNDSENGLCTEETCKSQLTGHKKRLFTFQFNNLGNTDINYIKDDTRHIRFDERQLRLDERSFLALDWDPDLKKRYFDENAAEDFEKHESVEYKPPKKPFVKLKDCIELFTTKEKLGAEDPWYCPNCKEHQQATKKLDLWSLPPVLVVHLKRFSYSRYMRDKLDTLVDFPINDLDMSEFLINPNAGPCRYNLIAVSNHYGGMGGGHYTAFAKNKDDGKWYYFDDSSVSTASEDQIVSKAAYVLFYQRQDTFSGTGFFPLDRETKGASAATGIPLESDEDSNDNDNDIENENCMHTN